A genomic region of Streptosporangium lutulentum contains the following coding sequences:
- a CDS encoding MoaD/ThiS family protein translates to MAIEVRIPTILRTYTDGAKAVDAKGATLEELIDDLESGHPGLKDRLIDKGALRRFVNVYLNDEDVRFLGGLETPVADGDTVTVLPAVAGGAR, encoded by the coding sequence ATGGCCATCGAGGTTCGCATCCCGACCATCCTGCGCACCTACACCGACGGTGCCAAGGCCGTCGACGCCAAGGGCGCCACGCTGGAGGAGTTGATCGACGATCTGGAGTCCGGACACCCCGGGCTGAAGGACCGCCTGATCGACAAGGGCGCGCTGCGTCGCTTCGTGAACGTGTACCTGAACGATGAGGACGTCCGTTTTCTGGGCGGGCTGGAGACCCCGGTCGCGGACGGCGACACGGTCACCGTCCTGCCCGCCGT